One segment of Lachancea thermotolerans CBS 6340 chromosome E complete sequence DNA contains the following:
- the YCG1 gene encoding condensin subunit YCG1 (similar to uniprot|Q06680 Saccharomyces cerevisiae YDR325W YCG1 Yeast Condensin G): MKHKQTASGAKQAALPSTMPSDTEPTFENPGESHSTNSKIFRAVADVFQNAQSTYAGHRRHIAVLKRIQAKAVEQGYEEVFNYWFDKMVTLVLPLKRTEPVGDRIVRLVGGFISSIEHELEATDDEYDRKEREEVFARFVDQFVRHMLRGIESRDKNARYRVTQLLAVIMDNIGEIDEELYNLLMWSLQKRVYDKESFVRIQSIFCLTKFQDDESVSEAVDDATSKLMHAIQNDPSAEVRRAAMLNLVNTPNTKKLIMERARDVNPINRRLVYSRVLRGMGSSVFEELNTESLDKLISWGLEDREETVRVACARLVSFDWLNLMDGDIIKLLTRLNVTTSKVCEKAMDAIFKYRNDTVTKIKLPENVWGNLTAETSFLIKAFHFHCTKNHLDDVIDSNFPEASKLSEIIQKYIDLRFVQSGLSAIDEECLDFIIQQLLSVAFNFDYSDEIGRRAMLIVIRNTLASHKLKPSQVEICLKVLEVLSINERDFITMTVEIITDIRDEDIEKQEAEEAKKMPSTNFNGTDEDEDDVESFHSAVDDLVNGNETPEGNSQLLVQEKEVSPEALLACLTMSQYMLELVNSPLNENIMITTLIDTLITPAVRNTQPEVRELGVRTLGLCCLLDVDLAAESLYLLGMCVSKGDASLKNTALKVIVDIFSIHGTKVVDGEGKVDSISLHKIFYKTLKNCELPNCQATVAEGLCKLFLGDVFMDDDLFETLVLSYFSPANSKNEALVQAFAFCLPVYCFSHVRHQRRMVRVAGDVLLRLSVLWDDIQTNEDESLPASSMLKPSVIFQELIEWTDSTKLVNKSSELDQKEDTQLDFLLSVLKVYYKLERKDLKKMILTNIGRFNFEDDNVSKWREAHDILEDILDNDDIDSATRNAVGKFTSLIKDFLATREESEQDITKNEASEDDEETSNILHTGASTHSDGNPQAAESTDIIDGNQLSDLHLPGEKTDNTEEHLSLSNRKRKRLEERGCSERPSDPERSSRMVSFVLPEDHSMSSGSSDDCKSDDEYNGE, translated from the coding sequence ATGAAACATAAACAAACGGCTTCTGGCGCCAAACAGGCGGCTCTTCCCTCGACAATGCCGTCAGATACTGAACCGACATTCGAAAATCCTGGGGAATCTCATTCCACTAATTCCAAAATCTTTCGGGCTGTGGCAGacgtctttcaaaatgcGCAATCCACTTATGCGGGTCATAGAAGACACATAGCGGTTTTGAAACGGATTCAAGCGAAAGCTGTCGAACAAGGATATGAGGAGGTGTTCAACTACTGGTTTGACAAGATGGTTACTTTGGTGCTGCCTCTAAAAAGAACCGAGCCTGTAGGCGATCGCATTGTTCGACTCGTTGGAGGCTTCATCTCCAGCATCGAACATGAGTTGGAGGCAACAGATGACGAGTACGACCGTAAGGAACGggaagaagtctttgcTCGATTTGTGGACCAGTTTGTGAGACATATGTTACGCGGCATCGAGTCGCGCGACAAAAATGCCCGATACAGAGTTACTCAGCTTTTGGCTGTCATCATGGATAACATCGGCGAAATAGACGAAGAGCTTTACAATCTCCTTATGTGGTCACTTCAAAAGCGTGTGTACGACAAGGAATCATTTGTCAGAATTCAGTCAATTTTCTGCTTGACTAAGTTCCAAGATGATGAAAGCGTGTCAGAAGCAGTTGATGATGCGACCTCGAAGTTGATGCACGCGATTCAGAACGACCCAAGTGCGGAAGTACGACGGGCTGCTATGCTCAACCTCGTTAACACACCTAATACCAAAAAACTGATTATGGAGCGCGCCAGGGACGTAAACCCAATCAACAGGCGACTTGTTTATTCCCGTGTTTTACGAGGTATGGGGTCATCAGTCTTTGAGGAGCTGAACACCGAGTCGCTCGATAAATTGATAAGTTGGGGGCTGGAAGATCGCGAAGAAACAGTACGAGTTGCCTGCGCAAGGCTAGTGTCATTTGACTGGCTCAATCTAATGGACGGGGATATTATAAAATTGCTAACAAGGCTAAATGTCACAACAAGCAAAGTTTGTGAGAAAGCCATGGATGCTATATTCAAATACAGAAACGATACAGTCACCAAAATCAAACTGCCAGAAAACGTCTGGGGAAACCTAACCGCAGAAACatcgtttttgatcaaagcATTTCACTTTCACTGCACCAAGAATCATCTCGACGACGTAATAGACTCAAACTTCCcggaagcttcaaagctttcagaaATAATACAGAAGTATATCGACTTGAGATTTGTTCAGAGCGGGCTTTCTGCTATTGATGAAGAGTGTCTGGACTTTATCATTCAGCAATTACTTTCGGTGGCATTTAACTTCGATTACAGTGATGAAATTGGAAGACGCGCCATGTTAATCGTTATTAGAAATACCTTGGCGAGTCATAAATTGAAGCCAAGTCAAGTTGAGATTTGCTTGAAGGTGCTCGAAGTTCTTTCAATTAATGAGCGAGACTTTATAACCATGACTGTGGAGATAATTACGGACATACGTGATGAGGACATCgagaaacaagaagctgaagaggCAAAGAAGATGCCGtcaacaaatttcaatGGCactgatgaagatgaggatgaTGTTGAATCATTCCATTCGGCCGTTGATGATCTAGTGAACGGAAATGAGACTCCTGAAGGGAACTCTCAGCTATTAGTTCAGGAAAAGGAGGTGAGTCCTGAAGCATTGTTAGCATGTTTGACTATGTCTCAGTACATGCTGGAATTAGTGAATAGTCCGCTAAATGAGAACATTATGATAACCACTTTAATTGATACCCTCATAACACCAGCTGTTAGAAATACCCAACCAGAAGTTAGAGAGCTTGGAGTGCGGACGCTAGGTCTTTGCTGTCTTTTGGATGTTGATCTGGCTGCAGAAAGCCTCTACTTGTTAGGTATGTGTGTTTCGAAAGGTGACGcaagtttgaaaaacacaGCATTGAAGGTCATTGTAGATATTTTCTCTATACATGGCACTAAGGTGGTAGACGGAGAGGGTAAAGTGGATTCAATATCTCTACACAAGATCTTCTACAAAACTCTTAAAAATTGCGAACTTCCAAATTGTCAAGCGACAGTGGCAGAGGGATTatgcaagcttttcttgggGGACGTCTTCATGGATGACGATTTATTCGAAACACTTGTTCTATCATATTTCTCTCCTGCGAACTCAAAGAACGAAGCATTAGTTCAAGCCTTTGCATTTTGTCTCCCCGTATACTGCTTCTCTCATGTGCGCCACCAGAGAAGAATGGTTCGCGTTGCGGGAGATGTGCTTCTAAGGTTATCTGTGCTGTGGGATGATATTCAAACGAATGAAGATGAATCACTTCCTGCTTCCTCTATGTTGAAGCCCAGTGTTATCTTTCAAGAGTTGATTGAATGGACAGATTCCACGAAACTAGTGAACAAGAGTTCTGAGCTCGACCAAAAAGAGGATACTCAGCTCGATTTCTTACTCAGTGTACTCAAAGTGTATTACAAGCTTGAGAGAAAAGacctgaagaaaatgattcTTACTAACATTGGTAGGTTCaacttcgaagatgacaaCGTTTCAAAGTGGAGAGAGGCTCATGACATCCTGGAAGACATTTTGGACAATGATGACATTGATTCAGCCACCAGAAACGCGGTTGGTAAATTTACATCACTCATAAAGGACTTCCTAGCGACAAGAGAGGAAAGTGAACAAGACATTACGAAAAATGAGGCGAGcgaagatgatgaggaaACTTCCAATATTCTCCATACCGGTGCCTCGACACATTCCGACGGTAATCCTCAAGCGGCAGAGTCAACAGATATCATTGATGGCAATCAGCTCTCAGATCTGCATCTCCCAGGAGAAAAAACCGACAATACTGAGGAGCATCTAAGTTTGAGCAACaggaaaaggaaaagaCTTGAGGAAAGAGGTTGTTCAGAGAGACCTTCTGATCCGGAAAGGAGCAGTAGAATGGTAAGCTTCGTTCTTCCAGAGGATCACAGTATGTCTAGCGGGAGTTCTGATGATTGCAAATCTGATGACGAATATAATGGCGAGTAA